A window from Macaca fascicularis isolate 582-1 chromosome 20, T2T-MFA8v1.1 encodes these proteins:
- the PTX4 gene encoding pentraxin-4 isoform X2: protein MRLRALDLALGERSQQQARERKAHEAQGDALQDSLARLEGLVHSQGARLAALEGWLPVAHPGITALGPALVPAPTQPGLLGPSSLKLQRDRQELQAACEHRGPRQDSSAPLQGTREPPGSGSHRVLNGTATAPKDPPRQAWSPRGPGEICGVGPTLVFPNASTKNVVFLSPGFVTALRAMSFCSWVRTASGHLGTLLSYATEDNDNKLVLHGRDSLLPGSIHFVIGDPAFRELPLQPLLDGQWHHICVIWTSTQGRYWLHVDRRLVATGSRFREGYEIPPGGSLVLGQEQDSVGGGFDSSEAFVGSMSGLAIWDRVLVPGEVANLAIGKEFPAGAILTLANAALAGGFVQRANCPCLEHCP, encoded by the exons ATGCGGCTGCGGGCCTTGGACCTCGCCCTGGGCGAGAGGAGCCAGCAGCAGGCCCGGGAGAGGAAGGCGCACGAGGCTCAGGGGGACGCCCTGCAGGACTCACTGGCACGCCTGGAGGGCCTCGTCCACAGTCAGGGCGCCAGGCTGGCTGCTCTGGAGGGGTGGCTGCCCGTGGCCCACCCTGGCATCACAGCCTTGGGGCCGGCCCTGGTCCCAGCCCCAACCCAGCCTGGTCTGCTGGGCCCGAGCTCCCTGAAGCTTCAGAGGGACAGGCAGGAGCTCCAAGCTGCATGCGAGCACAGGGGCCCCCGGCAGGACTCCTCGGCCCCTCTCCAGGGGACTCGGGAGCCCCCAGGCTCAGGCAGCCATCGGGTACTCAATGGGACTGCCACGGCCCCAAAAGATCCTCCACGGCAGGCATGGTCCCCCCGGGGGCCAGGAGAGA TTTGCGGCGTGGGCCCCACCCTCGTTTTTCCGAACGCCTCCACCAAGAACGTGGTCTTCCTCAGCCCCGGCTTCGTCACTGCCCTGCGAGCCATGTCCTTCTGCAGCTGGGTCCGCACGGCGTCGGGCCACCTGGGCACCCTCCTGTCCTACGCCACCGAGGACAATGACAACAAGCTGGTGCTGCACGGCCGAGACTCCCTGCTGCCCGGATCCATCCACTTCGTGATCGGGGACCCGGCCTTCAGGGAATTGCCCCTGCAGCCGCTGCTGGACGGCCAGTGGCACCACATCTGTGTCATCTGGACGTCCACTCAGGGCAGGTACTGGCTCCACGTGGATCGCAGGCTGGTGGCCACCGGCTCCCGCTTCAGGGAGGGCTACGAGATCCCCCCCGGAGGGTCCCTGGTGCTGGGCCAGGAGCAAGACAGCGTGGGGGGCGGGTTCGACAGTTCCGAGGCCTTCGTGGGGAGCATGTCTGGCTTGGCTATCTGGGATCGGGTGCTGGTTCCCGGGGAAGTTGCAAACCTTGCCATTGGGAAAGAGTTCCCAGCAGGTGCCATCCTGACGCTGGCCAATGCTGCACTGGCAGGCGGATTTGTGCAGAGGGCCAACTGCCCCTGTCTGGAGCACTGTCCCTGA
- the PTX4 gene encoding pentraxin-4 isoform X1: MGCLWRKTLSFFLVFVTIYLHEASSQEAAPAGPRKPFFERLRRLEEQFRRFQAVTLTHLQSVASNYNVSYNVDVRFRSLAEESQAVAQAVNQSQAVVQGELVQLKAWVRKLQRRSRKIDMRLRALDLALGERSQQQARERKAHEAQGDALQDSLARLEGLVHSQGARLAALEGWLPVAHPGITALGPALVPAPTQPGLLGPSSLKLQRDRQELQAACEHRGPRQDSSAPLQGTREPPGSGSHRVLNGTATAPKDPPRQAWSPRGPGEICGVGPTLVFPNASTKNVVFLSPGFVTALRAMSFCSWVRTASGHLGTLLSYATEDNDNKLVLHGRDSLLPGSIHFVIGDPAFRELPLQPLLDGQWHHICVIWTSTQGRYWLHVDRRLVATGSRFREGYEIPPGGSLVLGQEQDSVGGGFDSSEAFVGSMSGLAIWDRVLVPGEVANLAIGKEFPAGAILTLANAALAGGFVQRANCPCLEHCP; encoded by the exons ATGGGTTGCTTGTGGAGGAAgaccttgtctttctttcttgtttttgtgacTATATATCTACATGAGGCTTCATCGCAAGAAGCCGCCCCAGCGGGGCCCAGGAAACCGTTTTTCGAGAGGCTCCGTAGACTGGAGGAGCAG TTCCGGAGATTCCAGGCAGTGACCTTGACGCACCTGCAGAGCGTCGCCAGCAACTACAACGTGTCCTACAACGTCGATGTCCGGTTCCGCAGCCTGGCGGAAGAGAGCCAGGCCGTGGCTCAGGCGGTCAACCAGTCACAGGCCGTGGTGCAGGGGGAGCTGGTGCAGCTCAAAGCCTGGGTGAGGAAGCTGCAGCGCCGAAGCCGGAAGATAGACATGCGGCTGCGGGCCTTGGACCTCGCCCTGGGCGAGAGGAGCCAGCAGCAGGCCCGGGAGAGGAAGGCGCACGAGGCTCAGGGGGACGCCCTGCAGGACTCACTGGCACGCCTGGAGGGCCTCGTCCACAGTCAGGGCGCCAGGCTGGCTGCTCTGGAGGGGTGGCTGCCCGTGGCCCACCCTGGCATCACAGCCTTGGGGCCGGCCCTGGTCCCAGCCCCAACCCAGCCTGGTCTGCTGGGCCCGAGCTCCCTGAAGCTTCAGAGGGACAGGCAGGAGCTCCAAGCTGCATGCGAGCACAGGGGCCCCCGGCAGGACTCCTCGGCCCCTCTCCAGGGGACTCGGGAGCCCCCAGGCTCAGGCAGCCATCGGGTACTCAATGGGACTGCCACGGCCCCAAAAGATCCTCCACGGCAGGCATGGTCCCCCCGGGGGCCAGGAGAGA TTTGCGGCGTGGGCCCCACCCTCGTTTTTCCGAACGCCTCCACCAAGAACGTGGTCTTCCTCAGCCCCGGCTTCGTCACTGCCCTGCGAGCCATGTCCTTCTGCAGCTGGGTCCGCACGGCGTCGGGCCACCTGGGCACCCTCCTGTCCTACGCCACCGAGGACAATGACAACAAGCTGGTGCTGCACGGCCGAGACTCCCTGCTGCCCGGATCCATCCACTTCGTGATCGGGGACCCGGCCTTCAGGGAATTGCCCCTGCAGCCGCTGCTGGACGGCCAGTGGCACCACATCTGTGTCATCTGGACGTCCACTCAGGGCAGGTACTGGCTCCACGTGGATCGCAGGCTGGTGGCCACCGGCTCCCGCTTCAGGGAGGGCTACGAGATCCCCCCCGGAGGGTCCCTGGTGCTGGGCCAGGAGCAAGACAGCGTGGGGGGCGGGTTCGACAGTTCCGAGGCCTTCGTGGGGAGCATGTCTGGCTTGGCTATCTGGGATCGGGTGCTGGTTCCCGGGGAAGTTGCAAACCTTGCCATTGGGAAAGAGTTCCCAGCAGGTGCCATCCTGACGCTGGCCAATGCTGCACTGGCAGGCGGATTTGTGCAGAGGGCCAACTGCCCCTGTCTGGAGCACTGTCCCTGA